One part of the Phragmites australis chromosome 3, lpPhrAust1.1, whole genome shotgun sequence genome encodes these proteins:
- the LOC133913482 gene encoding syntaxin-121: MNNLFSSSWKRGGGGGDGDIESGGGVEMSAPPGAAVGASLDRFFEDVESIKDELRDLERIQRSLHDANEGSKSLHDAAAVRDLRARMDADVAAAIKKAKVVKLRLESLDRANAANRSVPGCGPGSSTDRTRTSVVAGLRKKLRDSMEAFSSLRSRIASEYRETVARRYFTVTGSQPDEATLDALAESGEGERFLQRAIAEQGRGEVLGVVAEIQERHGAVAELERSLLELQQVFNDMAVLVAAQGEQLDDIEGNVGRARSFVDRGREQLQVARKHQKSTRKWTCIAILIFLVIILVIVLPIVLKNVNKN; the protein is encoded by the coding sequence ATGAACAACTTGTTCTCAAGCTCATGgaagcgcggcggcggcgggggggaCGGGGACATCGAGTCCGGTGGGGGCGTGGAGATGTCTGCGCCGCCCGGGGCCGCGGTGGGGGCGAGCCTGGACAGGTTCTTCGAGGACGTGGAGTCCATCAAGGACGAGCTCCGCGACCTGGAGCGCATCCAGCGGTCGCTCCACGACGCCAATGAGGGAAGCAAGTCGCTGCATGACGCCGCCGCGGTGCGCGATCTCCGTGCGCGGATGGACGCCGACGTCGCCGCGGCGATCAAGAAGGCCAAGGTGGTGAAGCTCCGCCTCGAGTCGCTGGACCGCGCCAACGCCGCCAACCGCTCTGTGCCCGGGTGCGGACCGGGTTCCTCCACGGACCGCACGCGGACCTCCGTGGTGGCCGGGCTCCGCAAGAAGCTCCGGGATTCGATGGAGGCCTTCTCCTCGCTCCGGTCCCGCATCGCCTCCGAGTACCGCGAGACGGTGGCGCGCCGCTACTTCACGGTGACGGGGTCCCAGCCCGACGAGGCGACCCTGGACGCGCTGGCGGAGTCCGGCGAGGGGGAGCGGTTCCTGCAGCGCGCGATCGCGGAGCAAGGCCGGGGCGAGGTGCTGGGCGTGGTGGCGGAGATCCAGGAGCGGCACGGCGCGGTGGCGGAGCTGGAGCGCAGcctgctggagctgcagcaggtGTTCAACGACATGGCGGTGCTGGTGGCGGCGCAGGGGGAGCAGCTGGACGACATCGAGGGCAACGTGGGGCGCGCGCGGTCCTTCGTCGACCGCGGGCGGGAGCAGCTGCAGGTGGCGCGGAAGCACCAAAAGAGCACGCGCAAGTGGACGTGCATCGCGATCCTCATCTTCCTCGTCATCATACTCGTCATCGTCCTGCCCATCGTGCTCAAGAACGTCAACAAGAATTAG